ATAACGTGGTCCCGAATGAATTCACGTTGGACTGTGTTTTGAGGGCTTCCGGTAGATTGGGATCTTTATATGAGGGTAGAGCACTTCATGGGTTGGTAGTGAAGCTTGGGTTTGAGTGGGATAATTCAGTTTCTGGTGCATTGGTTGATTTTTATTGTAACTGTGAGGTTCTTGATGATGCTATGTTGGTTTATAGTGCACTAGTTAATCCTTCCTTAAATGATTCAAACTTGCTGATTGGAGGGCTAATCAAGGCAGGCAGGATTGGGGAAGCTAGATCACTGTTTAATGGATTGATCAAGGGGGATCCTGCTTCATACAGTTTGATGATCAAAGGATATGCCATGTCTGGCCTAGTGGAGGAGTCAAAACAGTTGTTTTTGGAGATGCCGGAAAGAACTTTAATTTCCTTCAATACCATGATTACTGTGTACTCAAGGAATGGTGGAATCGGCAAAGCTGCAGAGCTTTTTGAAGAAGTCAAAGTACAGGAAAATTCTGTTACTTGGAATTCTATGATTTCAGGATATACCCAAAATGATCAACATGAGAGTGCGTTAAAGTTGTATACGACCATGAGAAGGTTAGCAATTAGCCAAACTAGGTCAACATTTGCTGTCCTGTTTCACGCTTGCTCCTGCCTTGGATCACTTCAGCAAGGTAAATTGATTCACGCAGATTTGATTAAAACTCCATTCGGATCCAAAAACTATGTTGGAACAGCTCTTGTTGACATGTATTCCAAATGTGGGAGCCTTGGTGATGCTCAAGCATCGTTTCACAGCATTGCTTTTCCTAATGTCGCAGCATGGACAGCTCTGATTAATGGGTATGCACATCATGGGCTTGGCTCTGAGGCGCTTAAACGTTTTCACCAAATGTTAGACGAAGGAATTGATCCAAATGCAGCAACTTTTGTGGGTGTCTTATTGGCTTGTACTCGTGTAGGTTTGGTGGGGGAGGGCACAAGACTTTTCCACGTTATGCAAGAACAATATGGTATAACACCCACCCTGGAACACTACACGTGCTTGGTAGATCTTCTTGGTAGATCAGGCCATCTACATGAAGCTGAGAAGCTTGTTAACGGAATGCATATTGAACCAGATAGCATTATCTTTGTTGCACTGCTTAATGCTTGTTGGTTCTGGATGGACGTGGAAATTGGCGAGAGGGTGGCTGAGAAACTGTTCTCATTGGATCCCAAGTCTACGTCCGGCTGTGTTATCATGTCCAATATGTATGCAGGATTTGGCAGGTGGTTGGAGAAGATGAGAGCGAGGAAAGCAATGagaaatctgcagtataagaagGATCCTGGATATAGTTGGATTGAACTAAACAACAAGGTTCAATTTTTTTATGTAGATGATAGAACACATCATTTTTGTGATATAATTTACTCGACTTTGGAAAATCTAACAGCAAATGTGAATTCTGAAATTAATTTTGATTGCACTTCTTCAAGATTATATGGGGAAAGCTAGTTACTATCTTAGTTAATCTTCCTGATTATATTGATATTGCAGAACACCCGTGGTATTTGATTGATGTTATtagttttttgtccaaaaaatgcaATTAGCATCGATGAATCCATAGCATCATGTAAACTTCTTCAATTTGTGTTCTTGCTGCTTCATCATTTTGACTTCTCTATGCTTTTACTCTGTTTTCCcccagtttttttttaaaaaaattgtctAAATCTTGCCTCACTTTCTATATAGCAATATTGAATTTCATGACAGACAAATGGGTGTTGGTTGGCTTTGGCACATGAATGATCCTTCATCCTAGGAGGGTGCCTGAGATCAAAATTAGTCCAAGAGTCATACGGCTAATCTCTGTATATGAGGCCTTCATCTGCCCAGATTAATGCATGTCGAAAATCATAATGTCTCAAAGGCACAGGTTCGGTAGGTGTTGATTTGTTGTGAGATACTGTCGTTCTTGTTCATAAGTCTTCAACATTTTGACGGGTACTCAGTATATATTCTTTCATTATCCTCTGACATTATTGATTACAAAGTGGTATACATTTCatattccttagaaatagtaggaATATTAGCTTCTGGAGCTGTGTCCACTTTCCCAGCAAAATTCTGATGCTTTTCTGATCTCTTTTGGTAATTCTGATGCTGTTTTGgaataaatttcatattttacaAGGGTTTTCTAAGAAACAGTGCGACTATTAGTTTTTGCAGCTGCATTCACTTTCCTGGCATAATCTGATGTTTTTCTGTTACTTTTTTTTGTGTGGTAATTCTGATGCATTTTTGGGGAACTCATATTTTACCTGTGGTTTCCAATAAATCTGCTGGTCTTTTGAATTAATCTAGAGAAAATGACCAATTCGAGAGACAAAATTTAGGGACTGagtctggtatttaagtggagaaacGTAGAGTGACTAGTCCATTATCCACCAAGTGTTAAACTGTGGACGATTATGAAAAACACTTGGGAAAAGACACTGGATGGACTTCTTTTAAACCATTGTTTATATTTGGACCCTGTTAATTTTGGGAGAATAGCCACGTGTCAGTATTTAAAAACATATTGGACAGAATTTTCCTTAAGCGCCAGAACTTTGAAGCACTAGTAATTCTGATGATCACCAGAATTCAGCATAACAGTTAAGGAAGATCCTGCCCATCATGTTTTTAAATTCTGCCGCTTAAGAAAAATCTTGCTCAACGTGCTTTAAAATTCCTCTCCTTTCCTTTTAGTCCCTAATTGTTTTTGGGCAAATGACACAAATAGGATACTTTCTTGCTACTATTAATTTTTTGATACCGCGGTTCATTGCTGTGCTTACACATAAGGCTACCCTTTTCCGAAAGCTCCCGCATTCGACGTGATTTGAACGACCTCCCCGAAACCCCCCAGTAACTAAGGTAAACTCCTTGAGTGGAAATGCTTTTCATGATCTCCAGCACTTTCCAAGGCTGTTGGAAGTCTCGTTCTCGATCATGGAGCAAATTACTTCTGTCTTAAGATCTGCAATCTAGCACTTGAGGCGCAGGCAAGCGTAGCGAATCACTATTTGTGTCATTCGCCAGCGAATCACTATTTGTGTCATTCGCCCAAAAACAATTAGGGACTACAAGGAAAGGAGAGGAATTGGAAGTTTGAAGTATGGATGAAGTTTAGGCCTTAGGGAGagggaaaaaaaagaataaggTCATAACCAAGAACTCTATGGTTTTTGAAATTCCGCTCAACTGTCCTCTAATGAAACCTCTTCTTTCCTTTCTGTCCTAGTCATTCCCAGTCGATTCCCATATCAACGAAAATTACTATtacccttttcttttccttctttctttccaACCAAAAAAAGTAGTAGTGGATATCGTGGATGTAGTATTTGATTATCTTTCAAATATTAATTAGTCCTTTCCTTAATCGTGACTGATGAGTCAAGAAATAATTTAAGATTTTGTACTTAACTTTATGGTTCCTGTTGCAACGCCTGACAACTGCCTGTTTGAAAGGGGCTTGAAACAGATTTCTTTTAAGGGGTCATAATTTGTATAATATCTTGTAGAATAATCTATGTTTTATAAAGCAGAGTAAAATACATGATTGCTTGGTCAACTATATAGCTCATAGCAAaagtgaaaaagatgaaaaacgaacaatgaaagaaaagagaagctTGAGGAACAAAATAAATTCGTCCTATTCCTCAAGAGAATTAAGAGTTACACAACAGA
This DNA window, taken from Nicotiana tabacum cultivar K326 chromosome 4, ASM71507v2, whole genome shotgun sequence, encodes the following:
- the LOC107829845 gene encoding pentatricopeptide repeat-containing protein At4g13650-like, translating into MIIRPLFTGTWKHHRWKWSLRFFSNICYYRNNARPSKSDVVVSTNKAITGLMKEGSIEQARKLFDEMPDRTVVSWNTTIAGYSKWGKFTEALNLVSLMHGSYMELNESTFSSVLSVCARSQSLSRGKQVHGLVLKSGYQSFRFVGSALLYLYSTCCEIEDARMLFDVLHQVNELLWSLMLAGYVQCNLLTDALEIFRKMPTRDVVAWTTLISGYSKVEGGCHKALELFRSMREDDNVVPNEFTLDCVLRASGRLGSLYEGRALHGLVVKLGFEWDNSVSGALVDFYCNCEVLDDAMLVYSALVNPSLNDSNLLIGGLIKAGRIGEARSLFNGLIKGDPASYSLMIKGYAMSGLVEESKQLFLEMPERTLISFNTMITVYSRNGGIGKAAELFEEVKVQENSVTWNSMISGYTQNDQHESALKLYTTMRRLAISQTRSTFAVLFHACSCLGSLQQGKLIHADLIKTPFGSKNYVGTALVDMYSKCGSLGDAQASFHSIAFPNVAAWTALINGYAHHGLGSEALKRFHQMLDEGIDPNAATFVGVLLACTRVGLVGEGTRLFHVMQEQYGITPTLEHYTCLVDLLGRSGHLHEAEKLVNGMHIEPDSIIFVALLNACWFWMDVEIGERVAEKLFSLDPKSTSGCVIMSNMYAGFGRWLEKMRARKAMRNLQYKKDPGYSWIELNNKVQFFYVDDRTHHFCDIIYSTLENLTANVNSEINFDCTSSRLYGES